A DNA window from Hordeum vulgare subsp. vulgare chromosome 1H, MorexV3_pseudomolecules_assembly, whole genome shotgun sequence contains the following coding sequences:
- the LOC123407233 gene encoding endoglucanase 20-like gives MAVKVWVVAMMLMHHCFDVGLGDAGGDGLCLGSPDYGDALAKAILFFEGQRSGRLPANQRVQWRGNSALADGRPENVNLTGGYYDAGDNVKFGFPMAFTVTLLSWSAIEFRGDVAAVGQLGNLRAAIHWGADFLLRAHTSPTTLYTQVGDGNADHGCWERPEDMDTPRTLYKITADSPGSEVAGEAAAALAAAYLVLKEDGDKAFASRLLAASKSLFELANNYRGSFQSSCPFYCSYSGYQDELLWASAWLHRATRDGKYLDFLRQNQGSSNPGNEFSWDNKQVGAQMLATQEYLKGRRDLARYKANLDSFVCALMPDSGGTQIRTTRGGLLFTRDSVNMQYATTAALVLSVYSKTLRSWGGSDGVRCSAASFSPDQIASFAASQVDYVLGSNPMGMSYMVGHGDAFPRRIHHRASSIPSVEVLSRAVPCNEGFSSWLPTSDPNPNVHVGAIVGGPDENDQFGDNRGDSAHSEPATYINAAFVGACAAAMGQSQKPASPTLSTYK, from the exons ATGGCGGTTAAGGTATGGGTGGTGGCAATGATGCTGATGCATCACTGTTTCGACGTAGGGCTTGGAGACGCTGGAGGCGATGGCCTGTGCCTGGGCTCGCCCGACTACGGCGACGCGCTGGCCAAGGCCATCCTGTTCTTCGAGGGGCAGAGGTCGGGGCGGCTGCCGGCTAACCAGAGAGTCCAGTGGCGCGGCAACTCCGCGCTCGCCGACGGCCGGCCTGAAAAC GTTAACCTGACGGGTGGATACTACGACGCCGGCGACAACGTCAAGTTCGGGTTCCCGATGGCCTTCACGGTGACCCTTCTGAGCTGGAGTGCCATCGAGTTCCGCGGCGACGTCGCGGCGGTGGGGCAGCTGGGCAACCTCCGGGCCGCGATCCACTGGGGCGCCGATTTCCTGCTCCGCGCACACACATCTCCCACCACCCTCTATACCCAG GTGGGGGACGGGAACGCCGACCACGGGTGCTGGGAGCGGCCGGAGGACATGGACACGCCGAGGACTCTGTACAAGATCACCGCGGACTCGCCCGGGTCGGAGGTCGCCGGCGAGGCGGCTGCGGCGCTTGCAGCGGCCTACCTAGTGCTCAAGGAAGACGGTGACAAGGCGTTCGCCTCGCGTCTCCTGGCCGCGTCCAAATCG CTCTTCGAGCTGGCCAACAATTACAGGGGGTCCTTCCAGTCCTCCTGCCCATTCTACTGCTCCTACTCCGGCTATCAG GATGAGCTGCTCTGGGCCTCGGCATGGCTCCACCGGGCGACCAGGGATGGCAAGTACCTCGACTTCCTGCGTCAGAACCAGGGCTCCAGCAACCCCGGCAACGAGTTCAGCTGGGACAACAAGCAGGTCGGAGCCCAGATGCTCGCAACACAG GAGTATTTGAAAGGAAGGAGAGATCTGGCGAGGTACAAGGCCAACTTGGACTCCTTCGTCTGCGCCCTCATGCCTGACAGCGGCGGCACGCAGATACGCACAACTCGTG GAGGGCTTCTGTTCACACGCGATTCGGTGAACATGCAGTACGCCACCACGGCGGCGCTCGTCCTCTCCGTCTACTCCAAGACGCTCAGGTCCTGGGGCGGCTCCGACGGAGTCCGCTGCAGCGCCGCGAGCTTCTCCCCGGACCAGATCGCTTCGTTCGCAGCATCACAG GTCGACTACGTCCTGGGGAGCAACCCCATGGGCATGTCGTACATGGTGGGCCACGGCGACGCGTTCCCGAGGCGCATCCACCACCGCGCCTCCTCCATCCCGTCCGTCGAGGTTCTCAGCCGGGCGGTCCCCTGCAATGAAGGCTTCTCCTCGTGGCTGCCGACGAGCGACCCCAACCCGAACGTCCATGTCGGCGCCATCGTCGGAGGGCCTGATGAGAACGACCAGTTCGGCGACAACAGGGGGGACTCCGCGCACTCCGAGCCGGCGACATACATCAACGCCGCCTTTGTGGGTGCATGTGCTGCTGCCATGGGGCAGAGTCAGAAACCTGCGTCGCCCACTTTATCGACTTACAAGTAG